One region of Armigeres subalbatus isolate Guangzhou_Male chromosome 3, GZ_Asu_2, whole genome shotgun sequence genomic DNA includes:
- the LOC134223803 gene encoding uncharacterized protein LOC134223803 isoform X2 has protein sequence MRLPDVTCASTDVMNKILQQWGLEALSDRFAEHLIDLSVLDYIMDVDIVDLCRDFPIRYRLVLRHNLQSGYHKQLHADEFNKESNSTITPDNEPNLDNNNTDTSDNLTESTNFVSVGTTSANNSFENESGNDMISSRSFELFKQDQFGMSDSDSDSPMDVEEVAEAASDRLIPEKSKALYESSYKKFDEWRTKHGIQAVDERCLLEYFSQEMASQKPSTKWSHFSMLKSTINCNLGINISSFKTLVKFLKSKADGYSPKKSKILTKEQIFKFLKDADDDKYLALKVVLIVGVFGACRREEILKLTLNDVEDNGHSVKITIPNSKTKVSRQFVIGNGSTSDVDVLKLFRLYAQKRPTDTPHSRFFIGYRYGKCTRQAIGINTIAQMPKQIAEILKLPSPQAYTGHCFRRSSASLLADSGVDISVVKLHGGTRHNSYEMGVSPT, from the exons ATGAGACTACCGGATGTAACGTGCGCCTCAACCGACGTGATGAACAAAATACTGCAACAGTGGGGTCTGGAAGCTCTTTCCGACAGATTTGCCGaacatttgattgatttgagcGTACTGGACTACATAATGGATGTCGATATTGTTGATTTATGTCGCGATTTTCCGATTCGATATAGGCTGGTGCTGAGGCATAACCTACAGAGCGGA TATCACAAACAATTGCACGCAGATGAATTTAACAAGGAATCTAATTCTACCATTACCCCAGACAACGAACCGAATCTTGATAATAACAACACGGATACATCTGATAATCTGACAGAATCTACAAATTTCGTATCGGTTGGTACAACGTCGGCtaataattcatttgaaaatgagTCTGGGAATGATATG atttcatCTCGATCCTTTGAATTGTTCAAACAAGATCAGTTCGGGATGAGTGATTCCGATTCAGACAGCCCAATGGACGTAGAAGAAGTAGCAGAAGCCGCTTCAGATAGGCTTATTCCAGAGAAATCCAAAGCACTGTACGAAAgctcatataaaaagtttgatgaaTGGCGGACCAAACACGGAATACAGGCGGTAGATGAAAGGTGCCTGCTTGAGTATTTCTCGCAGGAGATGGCTAGCCAAAAGCCATCGACGAAGTGGAGCCACTTTTCCATGCTTAAGTCTACCATTAACTGCAATTTGGGCATAAATATAAGCAGTTTTAAGACACTGGTGAAATTCTTAAAATCGAAAGCAGACGGCTATAGtcccaaaaaatcaaaaattcttaCCAAGgagcaaatatttaaatttttgaaagatgCCGACGATGATAAATATTTAGCGTTAAAG GTAGTCTTAATCGTTGGAGTTTTCGGTGCGTGCCGACGAGAAGAAATACTCAAATTGACGTTGAACGATGTTGAAGACAACGGCCATAGTGTGAAAATTACAATACCCAACTCGAAAACAAAAGTTTCCCGGCAGTTCGTGATTGGAAATGGCAGCACTTCTGACGTCGATGTACTGAAGCTGTTCCGGTTGTATGCACAGAAGCGTCCAACTGACACACCACATTCCCGTTTCTTTATTGGCTATCGTTACGGAAAGTGCACTCGGCAAGCGATTGGCATTAATACAATTGCGCAAATGCCGAAACAAATAGCTGAAATTCTGAAACTACCATCACCGCAAGCATATACCGGACATTGTTTCCGTCGGTCTTCGGCGTCTTTGCTTGCAGATTCTGGAGTTGACATATCCGTGGTCAAATTACATGGAGGGACCCGTCACAATAGTTACGAAATGGGTGTGAGCCCGACGTAG
- the LOC134223803 gene encoding uncharacterized protein LOC134223803 isoform X1: protein MQCSVKREPPLDICYQNIAVPTIKTEPSLECPEPAMRLPDVTCASTDVMNKILQQWGLEALSDRFAEHLIDLSVLDYIMDVDIVDLCRDFPIRYRLVLRHNLQSGYHKQLHADEFNKESNSTITPDNEPNLDNNNTDTSDNLTESTNFVSVGTTSANNSFENESGNDMISSRSFELFKQDQFGMSDSDSDSPMDVEEVAEAASDRLIPEKSKALYESSYKKFDEWRTKHGIQAVDERCLLEYFSQEMASQKPSTKWSHFSMLKSTINCNLGINISSFKTLVKFLKSKADGYSPKKSKILTKEQIFKFLKDADDDKYLALKVVLIVGVFGACRREEILKLTLNDVEDNGHSVKITIPNSKTKVSRQFVIGNGSTSDVDVLKLFRLYAQKRPTDTPHSRFFIGYRYGKCTRQAIGINTIAQMPKQIAEILKLPSPQAYTGHCFRRSSASLLADSGVDISVVKLHGGTRHNSYEMGVSPT, encoded by the exons ATGCAATGCTCGGTTAAGAGAGAACCTCCACTGGACATATGTTACCAAAATATAGCGGTACCAACTATAAA AACTGAACCTAGTCTAGAATGTCCAGAACCTGCTATGAGACTACCGGATGTAACGTGCGCCTCAACCGACGTGATGAACAAAATACTGCAACAGTGGGGTCTGGAAGCTCTTTCCGACAGATTTGCCGaacatttgattgatttgagcGTACTGGACTACATAATGGATGTCGATATTGTTGATTTATGTCGCGATTTTCCGATTCGATATAGGCTGGTGCTGAGGCATAACCTACAGAGCGGA TATCACAAACAATTGCACGCAGATGAATTTAACAAGGAATCTAATTCTACCATTACCCCAGACAACGAACCGAATCTTGATAATAACAACACGGATACATCTGATAATCTGACAGAATCTACAAATTTCGTATCGGTTGGTACAACGTCGGCtaataattcatttgaaaatgagTCTGGGAATGATATG atttcatCTCGATCCTTTGAATTGTTCAAACAAGATCAGTTCGGGATGAGTGATTCCGATTCAGACAGCCCAATGGACGTAGAAGAAGTAGCAGAAGCCGCTTCAGATAGGCTTATTCCAGAGAAATCCAAAGCACTGTACGAAAgctcatataaaaagtttgatgaaTGGCGGACCAAACACGGAATACAGGCGGTAGATGAAAGGTGCCTGCTTGAGTATTTCTCGCAGGAGATGGCTAGCCAAAAGCCATCGACGAAGTGGAGCCACTTTTCCATGCTTAAGTCTACCATTAACTGCAATTTGGGCATAAATATAAGCAGTTTTAAGACACTGGTGAAATTCTTAAAATCGAAAGCAGACGGCTATAGtcccaaaaaatcaaaaattcttaCCAAGgagcaaatatttaaatttttgaaagatgCCGACGATGATAAATATTTAGCGTTAAAG GTAGTCTTAATCGTTGGAGTTTTCGGTGCGTGCCGACGAGAAGAAATACTCAAATTGACGTTGAACGATGTTGAAGACAACGGCCATAGTGTGAAAATTACAATACCCAACTCGAAAACAAAAGTTTCCCGGCAGTTCGTGATTGGAAATGGCAGCACTTCTGACGTCGATGTACTGAAGCTGTTCCGGTTGTATGCACAGAAGCGTCCAACTGACACACCACATTCCCGTTTCTTTATTGGCTATCGTTACGGAAAGTGCACTCGGCAAGCGATTGGCATTAATACAATTGCGCAAATGCCGAAACAAATAGCTGAAATTCTGAAACTACCATCACCGCAAGCATATACCGGACATTGTTTCCGTCGGTCTTCGGCGTCTTTGCTTGCAGATTCTGGAGTTGACATATCCGTGGTCAAATTACATGGAGGGACCCGTCACAATAGTTACGAAATGGGTGTGAGCCCGACGTAG
- the LOC134223800 gene encoding uncharacterized protein LOC134223800 isoform X1, protein MQSEIKVEPWDEAPLEVAFHDVGCYSKTDRTDPIDYEKRPLSADMGSGFRFPDAMGSADAMNYLLQLWGLEALSDRFAEHLIDLTVLDYILDVDIIDLCRDMPIRYRLVLRHNLKNGNHKHVNIVEQLNKRPRQAIIPSVRNADIASNTNGPKKKRKKTMSQAAVSEGAKSTLDPMQIVSIEDGESIRSILSKDPKFKPVLNHLDAGGVPDVAGLRHLNRLVTNHYFEERILEHSDYPKKEEKRALALKIVEAFPQLEQTRVTPDAPKESYFFWLCAGKVKGPHSGCIEHRATNMRREVPPEQRRFLRREKKPTNYVIPDSIRENASKVASLPQLPINEQTITDGMAECIELHSCILQQSDSDQTGSLLTTFPHLLSYNGKMIQQAFHLLGSSDESFARAGRFLLLGLLLDTNVFNNVENKYIKGTLHIMKKLIITGKKEENEEMSTQEAEAAPLIRWIKAKEGELEYYTVQRHVSERSYLAPHIVCLADVFTEGNMFIVFQGRFIACGKSAAHTLDVFFKLFTVFGTPVPVALRKIHELLMVYLWKVTSACKSITVTKLMAKLNELNTFENDDEYEEADGPS, encoded by the exons atgcaAAGTGAAATTAAAGTTGAACCCTGGGATGAAGCCCCATTAGAAGTGGCATTCCACGATGTTGGCTGTTACTCAAa GACAGACCGGACAGACCCAATTGACTACGAGAAGCGTCCGCTATCAGCAGACATGGGTTCCGGTTTCCGATTTCCGGATGCGATGGGCTCTGCTGACGCCATGAATTACCTACTTCAACTCTGGGGCTTGGAAGCACTTTCCGACAGATTTGCAGAGCACTTGATTGACTTAACTGTGTTGGACTATATTCTGGATGTGGATATCATTGACCTGTGCCGCGATATGCCGATCCGATACAGACTAGTGCTAAGACATAATCTGAAGAACGGG aatcacaaacatgtCAATATTGTCGAACAGTTGAACAAACGGCCACGACAAGCAATCATACCTTCTGTACGAAATGCTGACATTGCATCTAACACCAACGGCCcaaaaaagaaaaggaaaaaaactaTGTCACAAGCAGCGGTATCAGAAGGAGCAAAAAGTACATTGGATCCAATGCAAATTGTATCAATTGAAGACGGTGAG TCCATTCGCTCCATACTGTCTAAAGACCCTAAGTTCAAACCGGTACTGAACCATTTAGACGCTGGTGGAGTTCCAGATGTTGCCGGTTTACGCCACTTGAATAGACTTGTGACGAATCACTATTTCGAGGAGCGAATTTTGGAACATTCCGA CTAcccgaagaaagaagaaaaacgggCACTGGCGCTAAAAATTGTAGAAGCGTTTCCGCAGCTCGAACAGACTCGTGTTACTCCAGATGCTCCGAAAGAG TCATACTTTTTCTGGCTGTGCGCTGGTAAGGTAAAGGGACCTCATTCCGGTTGCATAGAACATCGCGCAACAAATATGCGAAGAGAAGTTCCACCTGAGCAACGTCGGTTCCTACGGAGAGAGAAAAAGCCAACGAATTACGTCATACCGGACAGTATTCGCGAAAATGCATCCAAAGTGGCCTCCCTACCTCAATTGCCCATTAACGAACAAACCATCACCGACGGTATGGCCGAATGTATCGAACTCCACTCGTGCATTCTACAGCAGTCCGATTCGGACCAAACCGGATCATTGTTAACTACGTTTCCACATTTGCTGTCTTACAATGGTAAAATG ATTCAACAAGCTTTTCATCTCTTGGGTTCCAGTGATGAGTCGTTCGCCCGAGCTGGCAGGTTCTTGCTATTAGGATTGCTACTGGATACCAATGTTTTTAACAATGTTGAAAACA aGTATATCAAAGGCACGCTACATATTATGAAAAAGTTGATCATAACTGGCAAAAAGGAGGAAAATGAGGAAATGTCCACACAGGAAGCCGAGGCCGCTCCGCTTATCAGATGGATTAAG GCCAAAGAAGGTGAACTGGAATATTACACTGTGCAACGGCATGTCTCAGAACGATCGTATCTTGCTCCCCATATCGTGTGCCTGGCAGATGTATTTACCGAAGGCAACATGTTCATAGTATTCCAAGGTCGTTTTATCGCTTGTGGGAAGTCTGCGGCTCATACATTGGATGTGTTTTTCAAGCTGTTCACCGTATTTGGAACACCCGTCCCAGTTGCGCTTAGGAAGATCCATGAACTGCTGATGGTGTACTTATGGAAAGTGACCAGCGCTTGTAAAAGTATTACCGTTACAAAGTTGATGGCAAAGTTGAACGAACTGAATACATTTGAGAATGATGATGAGTACGAGGAAGCTGATGGTCCGTCATAG
- the LOC134223800 gene encoding uncharacterized protein LOC134223800 isoform X2: MQSEIKVEPWDEAPLEVAFHDVGCYSKTDPIDYEKRPLSADMGSGFRFPDAMGSADAMNYLLQLWGLEALSDRFAEHLIDLTVLDYILDVDIIDLCRDMPIRYRLVLRHNLKNGNHKHVNIVEQLNKRPRQAIIPSVRNADIASNTNGPKKKRKKTMSQAAVSEGAKSTLDPMQIVSIEDGESIRSILSKDPKFKPVLNHLDAGGVPDVAGLRHLNRLVTNHYFEERILEHSDYPKKEEKRALALKIVEAFPQLEQTRVTPDAPKESYFFWLCAGKVKGPHSGCIEHRATNMRREVPPEQRRFLRREKKPTNYVIPDSIRENASKVASLPQLPINEQTITDGMAECIELHSCILQQSDSDQTGSLLTTFPHLLSYNGKMIQQAFHLLGSSDESFARAGRFLLLGLLLDTNVFNNVENKYIKGTLHIMKKLIITGKKEENEEMSTQEAEAAPLIRWIKAKEGELEYYTVQRHVSERSYLAPHIVCLADVFTEGNMFIVFQGRFIACGKSAAHTLDVFFKLFTVFGTPVPVALRKIHELLMVYLWKVTSACKSITVTKLMAKLNELNTFENDDEYEEADGPS; the protein is encoded by the exons atgcaAAGTGAAATTAAAGTTGAACCCTGGGATGAAGCCCCATTAGAAGTGGCATTCCACGATGTTGGCTGTTACTCAAa GACAGACCCAATTGACTACGAGAAGCGTCCGCTATCAGCAGACATGGGTTCCGGTTTCCGATTTCCGGATGCGATGGGCTCTGCTGACGCCATGAATTACCTACTTCAACTCTGGGGCTTGGAAGCACTTTCCGACAGATTTGCAGAGCACTTGATTGACTTAACTGTGTTGGACTATATTCTGGATGTGGATATCATTGACCTGTGCCGCGATATGCCGATCCGATACAGACTAGTGCTAAGACATAATCTGAAGAACGGG aatcacaaacatgtCAATATTGTCGAACAGTTGAACAAACGGCCACGACAAGCAATCATACCTTCTGTACGAAATGCTGACATTGCATCTAACACCAACGGCCcaaaaaagaaaaggaaaaaaactaTGTCACAAGCAGCGGTATCAGAAGGAGCAAAAAGTACATTGGATCCAATGCAAATTGTATCAATTGAAGACGGTGAG TCCATTCGCTCCATACTGTCTAAAGACCCTAAGTTCAAACCGGTACTGAACCATTTAGACGCTGGTGGAGTTCCAGATGTTGCCGGTTTACGCCACTTGAATAGACTTGTGACGAATCACTATTTCGAGGAGCGAATTTTGGAACATTCCGA CTAcccgaagaaagaagaaaaacgggCACTGGCGCTAAAAATTGTAGAAGCGTTTCCGCAGCTCGAACAGACTCGTGTTACTCCAGATGCTCCGAAAGAG TCATACTTTTTCTGGCTGTGCGCTGGTAAGGTAAAGGGACCTCATTCCGGTTGCATAGAACATCGCGCAACAAATATGCGAAGAGAAGTTCCACCTGAGCAACGTCGGTTCCTACGGAGAGAGAAAAAGCCAACGAATTACGTCATACCGGACAGTATTCGCGAAAATGCATCCAAAGTGGCCTCCCTACCTCAATTGCCCATTAACGAACAAACCATCACCGACGGTATGGCCGAATGTATCGAACTCCACTCGTGCATTCTACAGCAGTCCGATTCGGACCAAACCGGATCATTGTTAACTACGTTTCCACATTTGCTGTCTTACAATGGTAAAATG ATTCAACAAGCTTTTCATCTCTTGGGTTCCAGTGATGAGTCGTTCGCCCGAGCTGGCAGGTTCTTGCTATTAGGATTGCTACTGGATACCAATGTTTTTAACAATGTTGAAAACA aGTATATCAAAGGCACGCTACATATTATGAAAAAGTTGATCATAACTGGCAAAAAGGAGGAAAATGAGGAAATGTCCACACAGGAAGCCGAGGCCGCTCCGCTTATCAGATGGATTAAG GCCAAAGAAGGTGAACTGGAATATTACACTGTGCAACGGCATGTCTCAGAACGATCGTATCTTGCTCCCCATATCGTGTGCCTGGCAGATGTATTTACCGAAGGCAACATGTTCATAGTATTCCAAGGTCGTTTTATCGCTTGTGGGAAGTCTGCGGCTCATACATTGGATGTGTTTTTCAAGCTGTTCACCGTATTTGGAACACCCGTCCCAGTTGCGCTTAGGAAGATCCATGAACTGCTGATGGTGTACTTATGGAAAGTGACCAGCGCTTGTAAAAGTATTACCGTTACAAAGTTGATGGCAAAGTTGAACGAACTGAATACATTTGAGAATGATGATGAGTACGAGGAAGCTGATGGTCCGTCATAG
- the LOC134223800 gene encoding uncharacterized protein LOC134223800 isoform X3, which yields MLAVTQNRTDPIDYEKRPLSADMGSGFRFPDAMGSADAMNYLLQLWGLEALSDRFAEHLIDLTVLDYILDVDIIDLCRDMPIRYRLVLRHNLKNGNHKHVNIVEQLNKRPRQAIIPSVRNADIASNTNGPKKKRKKTMSQAAVSEGAKSTLDPMQIVSIEDGESIRSILSKDPKFKPVLNHLDAGGVPDVAGLRHLNRLVTNHYFEERILEHSDYPKKEEKRALALKIVEAFPQLEQTRVTPDAPKESYFFWLCAGKVKGPHSGCIEHRATNMRREVPPEQRRFLRREKKPTNYVIPDSIRENASKVASLPQLPINEQTITDGMAECIELHSCILQQSDSDQTGSLLTTFPHLLSYNGKMIQQAFHLLGSSDESFARAGRFLLLGLLLDTNVFNNVENKYIKGTLHIMKKLIITGKKEENEEMSTQEAEAAPLIRWIKAKEGELEYYTVQRHVSERSYLAPHIVCLADVFTEGNMFIVFQGRFIACGKSAAHTLDVFFKLFTVFGTPVPVALRKIHELLMVYLWKVTSACKSITVTKLMAKLNELNTFENDDEYEEADGPS from the exons ATGTTGGCTGTTACTCAAa ACCGGACAGACCCAATTGACTACGAGAAGCGTCCGCTATCAGCAGACATGGGTTCCGGTTTCCGATTTCCGGATGCGATGGGCTCTGCTGACGCCATGAATTACCTACTTCAACTCTGGGGCTTGGAAGCACTTTCCGACAGATTTGCAGAGCACTTGATTGACTTAACTGTGTTGGACTATATTCTGGATGTGGATATCATTGACCTGTGCCGCGATATGCCGATCCGATACAGACTAGTGCTAAGACATAATCTGAAGAACGGG aatcacaaacatgtCAATATTGTCGAACAGTTGAACAAACGGCCACGACAAGCAATCATACCTTCTGTACGAAATGCTGACATTGCATCTAACACCAACGGCCcaaaaaagaaaaggaaaaaaactaTGTCACAAGCAGCGGTATCAGAAGGAGCAAAAAGTACATTGGATCCAATGCAAATTGTATCAATTGAAGACGGTGAG TCCATTCGCTCCATACTGTCTAAAGACCCTAAGTTCAAACCGGTACTGAACCATTTAGACGCTGGTGGAGTTCCAGATGTTGCCGGTTTACGCCACTTGAATAGACTTGTGACGAATCACTATTTCGAGGAGCGAATTTTGGAACATTCCGA CTAcccgaagaaagaagaaaaacgggCACTGGCGCTAAAAATTGTAGAAGCGTTTCCGCAGCTCGAACAGACTCGTGTTACTCCAGATGCTCCGAAAGAG TCATACTTTTTCTGGCTGTGCGCTGGTAAGGTAAAGGGACCTCATTCCGGTTGCATAGAACATCGCGCAACAAATATGCGAAGAGAAGTTCCACCTGAGCAACGTCGGTTCCTACGGAGAGAGAAAAAGCCAACGAATTACGTCATACCGGACAGTATTCGCGAAAATGCATCCAAAGTGGCCTCCCTACCTCAATTGCCCATTAACGAACAAACCATCACCGACGGTATGGCCGAATGTATCGAACTCCACTCGTGCATTCTACAGCAGTCCGATTCGGACCAAACCGGATCATTGTTAACTACGTTTCCACATTTGCTGTCTTACAATGGTAAAATG ATTCAACAAGCTTTTCATCTCTTGGGTTCCAGTGATGAGTCGTTCGCCCGAGCTGGCAGGTTCTTGCTATTAGGATTGCTACTGGATACCAATGTTTTTAACAATGTTGAAAACA aGTATATCAAAGGCACGCTACATATTATGAAAAAGTTGATCATAACTGGCAAAAAGGAGGAAAATGAGGAAATGTCCACACAGGAAGCCGAGGCCGCTCCGCTTATCAGATGGATTAAG GCCAAAGAAGGTGAACTGGAATATTACACTGTGCAACGGCATGTCTCAGAACGATCGTATCTTGCTCCCCATATCGTGTGCCTGGCAGATGTATTTACCGAAGGCAACATGTTCATAGTATTCCAAGGTCGTTTTATCGCTTGTGGGAAGTCTGCGGCTCATACATTGGATGTGTTTTTCAAGCTGTTCACCGTATTTGGAACACCCGTCCCAGTTGCGCTTAGGAAGATCCATGAACTGCTGATGGTGTACTTATGGAAAGTGACCAGCGCTTGTAAAAGTATTACCGTTACAAAGTTGATGGCAAAGTTGAACGAACTGAATACATTTGAGAATGATGATGAGTACGAGGAAGCTGATGGTCCGTCATAG
- the LOC134223800 gene encoding uncharacterized protein LOC134223800 isoform X4: MLAVTQNPIDYEKRPLSADMGSGFRFPDAMGSADAMNYLLQLWGLEALSDRFAEHLIDLTVLDYILDVDIIDLCRDMPIRYRLVLRHNLKNGNHKHVNIVEQLNKRPRQAIIPSVRNADIASNTNGPKKKRKKTMSQAAVSEGAKSTLDPMQIVSIEDGESIRSILSKDPKFKPVLNHLDAGGVPDVAGLRHLNRLVTNHYFEERILEHSDYPKKEEKRALALKIVEAFPQLEQTRVTPDAPKESYFFWLCAGKVKGPHSGCIEHRATNMRREVPPEQRRFLRREKKPTNYVIPDSIRENASKVASLPQLPINEQTITDGMAECIELHSCILQQSDSDQTGSLLTTFPHLLSYNGKMIQQAFHLLGSSDESFARAGRFLLLGLLLDTNVFNNVENKYIKGTLHIMKKLIITGKKEENEEMSTQEAEAAPLIRWIKAKEGELEYYTVQRHVSERSYLAPHIVCLADVFTEGNMFIVFQGRFIACGKSAAHTLDVFFKLFTVFGTPVPVALRKIHELLMVYLWKVTSACKSITVTKLMAKLNELNTFENDDEYEEADGPS; encoded by the exons ATGTTGGCTGTTACTCAAa ACCCAATTGACTACGAGAAGCGTCCGCTATCAGCAGACATGGGTTCCGGTTTCCGATTTCCGGATGCGATGGGCTCTGCTGACGCCATGAATTACCTACTTCAACTCTGGGGCTTGGAAGCACTTTCCGACAGATTTGCAGAGCACTTGATTGACTTAACTGTGTTGGACTATATTCTGGATGTGGATATCATTGACCTGTGCCGCGATATGCCGATCCGATACAGACTAGTGCTAAGACATAATCTGAAGAACGGG aatcacaaacatgtCAATATTGTCGAACAGTTGAACAAACGGCCACGACAAGCAATCATACCTTCTGTACGAAATGCTGACATTGCATCTAACACCAACGGCCcaaaaaagaaaaggaaaaaaactaTGTCACAAGCAGCGGTATCAGAAGGAGCAAAAAGTACATTGGATCCAATGCAAATTGTATCAATTGAAGACGGTGAG TCCATTCGCTCCATACTGTCTAAAGACCCTAAGTTCAAACCGGTACTGAACCATTTAGACGCTGGTGGAGTTCCAGATGTTGCCGGTTTACGCCACTTGAATAGACTTGTGACGAATCACTATTTCGAGGAGCGAATTTTGGAACATTCCGA CTAcccgaagaaagaagaaaaacgggCACTGGCGCTAAAAATTGTAGAAGCGTTTCCGCAGCTCGAACAGACTCGTGTTACTCCAGATGCTCCGAAAGAG TCATACTTTTTCTGGCTGTGCGCTGGTAAGGTAAAGGGACCTCATTCCGGTTGCATAGAACATCGCGCAACAAATATGCGAAGAGAAGTTCCACCTGAGCAACGTCGGTTCCTACGGAGAGAGAAAAAGCCAACGAATTACGTCATACCGGACAGTATTCGCGAAAATGCATCCAAAGTGGCCTCCCTACCTCAATTGCCCATTAACGAACAAACCATCACCGACGGTATGGCCGAATGTATCGAACTCCACTCGTGCATTCTACAGCAGTCCGATTCGGACCAAACCGGATCATTGTTAACTACGTTTCCACATTTGCTGTCTTACAATGGTAAAATG ATTCAACAAGCTTTTCATCTCTTGGGTTCCAGTGATGAGTCGTTCGCCCGAGCTGGCAGGTTCTTGCTATTAGGATTGCTACTGGATACCAATGTTTTTAACAATGTTGAAAACA aGTATATCAAAGGCACGCTACATATTATGAAAAAGTTGATCATAACTGGCAAAAAGGAGGAAAATGAGGAAATGTCCACACAGGAAGCCGAGGCCGCTCCGCTTATCAGATGGATTAAG GCCAAAGAAGGTGAACTGGAATATTACACTGTGCAACGGCATGTCTCAGAACGATCGTATCTTGCTCCCCATATCGTGTGCCTGGCAGATGTATTTACCGAAGGCAACATGTTCATAGTATTCCAAGGTCGTTTTATCGCTTGTGGGAAGTCTGCGGCTCATACATTGGATGTGTTTTTCAAGCTGTTCACCGTATTTGGAACACCCGTCCCAGTTGCGCTTAGGAAGATCCATGAACTGCTGATGGTGTACTTATGGAAAGTGACCAGCGCTTGTAAAAGTATTACCGTTACAAAGTTGATGGCAAAGTTGAACGAACTGAATACATTTGAGAATGATGATGAGTACGAGGAAGCTGATGGTCCGTCATAG